In one window of Zhihengliuella sp. ISTPL4 DNA:
- a CDS encoding FUSC family protein, with protein MAARGALSWQWSRFGLGVLYAVPTIVVAPFDPAVALALSIGVLPAAVVGLPPRRRARAAIPFLGALVALGLLLGAALALVPVLAVLALALLSVGASMLAARGRAGQLALTLVLPLVGIGLSFPFSAATIAVAAAILAGSVYAWLVALLWPERSIGDGTPAAVPKGRAMVVYGVLLGAAAATAAAIGFALGLEHVGWATGAVLLVMRPVRGQLVLRSVGRATSVLVGALAAAGFAVLSPNGAMVGVAIGLTLGSLCAVQESRWYVAPAFTTFLVLTLLLSTSAEPPAARFLERTLETLLGIALALFFGALVPALLAMRRPEGAKVSE; from the coding sequence ATGGCGGCGCGCGGGGCCCTGAGCTGGCAGTGGTCGCGATTCGGTCTCGGTGTGCTCTACGCCGTGCCCACGATCGTCGTCGCGCCGTTCGACCCCGCGGTCGCACTGGCGCTGAGCATCGGGGTCCTGCCGGCAGCCGTCGTCGGACTGCCCCCGCGGCGACGGGCCAGGGCGGCGATCCCGTTCCTCGGTGCCCTCGTCGCTCTGGGCCTCTTGCTCGGGGCGGCACTCGCCCTGGTGCCGGTCCTCGCCGTGCTCGCTCTCGCCCTGCTCTCCGTGGGGGCCAGCATGCTCGCGGCGCGAGGGCGCGCGGGACAGCTCGCACTGACCCTCGTCCTGCCCCTGGTCGGCATCGGCCTCAGCTTTCCGTTCTCGGCCGCCACGATCGCCGTGGCGGCCGCGATCCTCGCGGGTTCCGTCTACGCATGGCTCGTGGCACTGCTCTGGCCGGAACGATCGATCGGTGACGGTACGCCGGCTGCCGTGCCGAAGGGGCGCGCCATGGTCGTCTACGGGGTGCTGCTGGGGGCGGCCGCGGCGACAGCGGCCGCCATCGGCTTCGCGCTGGGGCTCGAGCACGTGGGCTGGGCCACCGGTGCGGTGCTGCTCGTCATGCGCCCGGTGCGCGGGCAACTCGTGCTGCGGAGCGTCGGACGTGCGACCTCCGTGCTCGTCGGGGCGCTGGCCGCCGCCGGCTTCGCCGTGCTGTCCCCGAACGGGGCGATGGTCGGCGTGGCCATCGGCCTCACTCTCGGGTCCCTCTGCGCCGTGCAGGAGAGCAGGTGGTACGTCGCGCCGGCCTTCACGACCTTCCTGGTGCTCACCCTGCTGCTGTCGACCTCGGCCGAGCCCCCTGCCGCCCGGTTCCTGGAACGCACCCTGGAGACCCTTCTCGGCATCGCGCTCGCGCTGTTCTTCGGGGCCCTGGTCCCGGCACTGCTCGCGATGCGGAGACCGGAAGGGGCGAAGGTCTCCGAATGA
- a CDS encoding SulP family inorganic anion transporter codes for MSAARRPSWLLSTLDGYQRRWIVRDVLAGLSAGAVVVPQAMAYATIANLPVEVGLYTCIVPMFVYALLGGSRAMSVSTTSTIATLTATTLVSAGVAAGADDAIGALMMLTLLVGVVLLLARACRLGSLVENISGATVLGLKIGVGATVAVGQLPKLLGESFDFSGHGFLRSLFAVGGAFDSVNVPTVLLSVGSIATLLLLKRFAPRVPGTLVVVAGGMLLVGIGGIDDLGVDLIAPVAGGLPTPGIPDVSEAVALVPGALAIAVMAFLESAAVARSLRQAREPQIDSDQELFATGAANTVGAFFAAMPAAGGFSQSAVNQGAGARSQLATLTTVALAVLVALFLAPVLSLLPEATLAAMVFTAVAGLINIPELVRWARISRMDFWVATAVAAIGLTAGLLPAVAVGVVVTLVLVLRELNIPRVRVVDRRGSALGLELERGLYTANALANERLIVETVTAQAEPVRTVVLGLPQQVVMSITVLDALESLDRELSQLGVQLQLAALPQDAVVVAARTPWYTALAEAGRVHPAVEAGLQASADAEPSGGVHPGEVPDER; via the coding sequence ATGAGCGCAGCGCGCAGACCGTCCTGGTTGCTGAGCACCCTGGACGGCTACCAGCGCCGCTGGATCGTGCGCGATGTGCTGGCCGGACTGTCCGCGGGTGCGGTCGTGGTGCCGCAGGCCATGGCGTACGCCACCATCGCGAACCTCCCGGTCGAAGTCGGTCTCTACACGTGCATCGTGCCGATGTTCGTGTACGCGCTCCTGGGCGGCAGCAGGGCGATGAGCGTCTCCACGACGTCGACCATCGCCACCCTCACCGCGACGACGCTGGTCTCGGCGGGTGTCGCCGCGGGCGCGGACGACGCGATCGGTGCGCTCATGATGCTCACTCTCCTCGTCGGCGTCGTCCTGCTGCTGGCGCGTGCCTGCCGACTGGGGTCGCTCGTCGAGAACATCAGCGGAGCCACCGTCCTCGGATTGAAGATCGGCGTCGGGGCGACCGTCGCGGTGGGGCAGCTCCCGAAGCTCCTGGGGGAGTCCTTCGACTTCTCCGGCCACGGGTTCCTCCGCTCTCTCTTCGCCGTCGGCGGAGCATTCGACAGCGTCAACGTGCCCACCGTCCTGCTCTCGGTCGGCTCCATCGCCACCCTGCTCCTGCTCAAGCGCTTCGCCCCGCGGGTCCCCGGCACGCTCGTCGTCGTCGCCGGGGGGATGCTGCTCGTGGGGATCGGCGGAATCGACGATCTCGGCGTCGACCTGATCGCGCCGGTGGCCGGCGGCCTCCCGACCCCGGGCATCCCCGACGTCTCGGAGGCGGTCGCACTCGTCCCTGGGGCGCTCGCCATCGCGGTGATGGCCTTCCTCGAGTCCGCTGCTGTCGCGCGGAGTCTGCGCCAGGCGAGGGAACCGCAGATCGACAGCGATCAGGAGTTGTTCGCGACCGGGGCGGCGAACACCGTCGGCGCGTTCTTCGCGGCCATGCCGGCGGCGGGGGGATTCTCGCAGAGCGCCGTCAACCAGGGTGCCGGTGCCCGTTCCCAGCTCGCGACGCTGACGACCGTGGCGCTCGCCGTCCTCGTCGCGCTCTTCCTCGCCCCCGTGCTCAGTTTGCTCCCCGAGGCGACGCTCGCCGCGATGGTCTTCACCGCGGTGGCCGGACTCATCAACATCCCCGAGCTCGTGCGGTGGGCGCGCATCAGCAGGATGGACTTCTGGGTGGCCACCGCCGTCGCGGCGATCGGTCTGACGGCGGGGCTCCTCCCTGCCGTGGCCGTCGGCGTCGTGGTGACGCTGGTCCTCGTGCTGCGTGAGCTGAACATCCCTCGCGTCCGCGTGGTGGACCGGCGGGGAAGCGCGCTCGGTCTGGAGCTCGAGCGAGGGTTGTACACCGCGAATGCGCTCGCCAACGAGCGCCTCATCGTCGAGACCGTCACCGCTCAGGCCGAACCGGTGCGCACGGTGGTCCTCGGTCTGCCGCAGCAGGTCGTGATGTCGATCACGGTGCTCGACGCGCTGGAGTCCCTCGATCGGGAGCTGAGTCAGCTCGGCGTGCAGCTCCAGCTCGCCGCCCTGCCGCAGGACGCCGTCGTCGTCGCGGCGCGGACGCCGTGGTACACCGCGTTGGCCGAGGCGGGGCGCGTGCACCCCGCCGTCGAGGCGGGGCTCCAGGCCTCCGCCGATGCCGAGCCGAGCGGCGGCGTTCACCCGGGTGAAGTGCCCGACGAGCGCTGA
- a CDS encoding PLDc N-terminal domain-containing protein — translation MGFWASFWDIIWWFLWIFAFTAYLFALFAIIGDLFRDHKLSGWWKAVWVFFLIFVPFLTALVYLIARGNGMAERSAAEARRAQEAANAYIQQVAGSSPSEEIAKAKALLDAGTITPDEYSLLKVKALQ, via the coding sequence ATGGGATTTTGGGCATCGTTCTGGGACATCATCTGGTGGTTCCTGTGGATCTTCGCCTTCACCGCGTATCTCTTCGCGCTGTTCGCGATCATCGGGGACCTGTTCCGTGACCACAAGCTGAGCGGCTGGTGGAAGGCGGTGTGGGTCTTCTTCCTGATCTTCGTCCCGTTCCTCACCGCGCTCGTGTACCTCATCGCCCGCGGCAACGGCATGGCCGAACGCAGCGCCGCTGAGGCCCGGCGGGCGCAGGAGGCCGCGAACGCGTACATCCAGCAGGTCGCGGGCAGCAGTCCGAGCGAGGAGATCGCCAAGGCCAAGGCCCTCCTCGACGCCGGCACGATCACGCCGGACGAGTACTCGCTCCTCAAAGTGAAGGCTCTCCAGTAA
- a CDS encoding mechanosensitive ion channel family protein has protein sequence MDLQDLLPTDIDWWQLLLALLVAIATWILSRFARRGTTALLRRAPGISAAVGTAIAQFVGYAILLLGFGIALAMLGANVQPLLAIVVILGIVAILVLRGVADNFAAGVLLQARQTVRIGDEIVVEALDTVIAGTVTELNARAVILHTVDGRTLHIPNARLLSDPVVNDSTHGARRSDVEVRVRRNGSTRIDDLLGPLIAAASTAEGVHRGEAVRALVLSVSDDRLIARLQFWHHPLHGAAVSAAVVVAVFDALGALGVTGTVTSVPAAPPLVPSDPV, from the coding sequence ATGGACCTGCAGGATCTCCTGCCCACCGACATCGATTGGTGGCAGCTGCTGCTCGCGCTGCTCGTCGCGATCGCGACCTGGATCCTCTCCCGGTTCGCGCGCCGCGGCACCACCGCCCTCCTCCGCCGCGCGCCGGGGATCTCGGCCGCCGTCGGGACCGCGATCGCGCAGTTCGTCGGCTACGCCATCCTCCTGCTGGGCTTCGGCATCGCCCTCGCGATGCTCGGCGCCAACGTGCAGCCCCTCCTCGCGATCGTCGTCATCCTCGGTATCGTCGCGATCCTCGTGCTCCGCGGTGTCGCCGACAACTTCGCTGCGGGGGTGCTACTGCAGGCGCGACAGACCGTCCGCATCGGCGACGAGATCGTCGTCGAAGCGCTGGACACGGTGATCGCCGGCACGGTGACCGAGCTCAACGCCCGCGCCGTCATCCTGCACACCGTGGACGGCCGCACCCTCCACATCCCGAACGCGCGACTGCTCTCCGACCCGGTCGTCAACGACTCCACGCACGGAGCCCGACGCAGCGACGTGGAGGTCCGAGTGCGGCGGAACGGATCGACGCGGATCGACGATCTCCTCGGACCGCTCATCGCCGCCGCATCGACGGCGGAGGGTGTGCACCGCGGGGAGGCCGTCCGGGCGCTCGTGCTCAGCGTGAGCGACGACCGACTGATCGCGCGGCTGCAGTTCTGGCATCACCCGTTGCACGGAGCTGCGGTGAGCGCCGCCGTCGTGGTCGCCGTGTTCGACGCTCTCGGCGCGCTCGGCGTGACCGGCACGGTCACCAGCGTCCCTGCCGCGCCTCCGCTGGTACCCTCCGATCCCGTCTAG
- a CDS encoding RidA family protein produces the protein MDITFLQPDGLVRSPAFSHAAVIPGGATTVYIGGQNGVDASGAVVSSDVGAQSLRALDNARLALESAGATLDDVVSWTILIHQDADLRAAYGAVASTLARDGAPPLVTAARVAGLGVPGALIEVSAIAAMVGD, from the coding sequence ATGGACATCACCTTCCTGCAGCCGGACGGCCTCGTCCGCAGCCCGGCCTTCAGCCACGCCGCCGTCATTCCCGGCGGAGCCACCACCGTCTACATCGGCGGGCAGAACGGCGTCGATGCCTCCGGCGCCGTCGTCTCCTCCGATGTCGGCGCACAGTCGCTCCGCGCTCTCGACAACGCGCGGCTCGCGCTGGAGTCCGCGGGGGCGACGCTCGACGACGTCGTGAGTTGGACCATCCTCATCCACCAGGACGCTGATCTGCGAGCGGCGTACGGCGCCGTGGCCTCCACCCTCGCCCGGGACGGTGCTCCGCCTCTGGTGACCGCCGCCCGGGTGGCTGGCCTCGGCGTGCCCGGAGCCCTCATCGAGGTGAGCGCGATCGCGGCGATGGTCGGCGACTGA
- a CDS encoding DNA polymerase IV yields the protein MAEWVLHVDMDQFIAAVEVRRRPELAGRPLIVGGRGDPTERAVVSTASYEARAFGIGSGMPLKIAARKAPEDAVFLPVDHAEYERASDEVMAALRTLPDMVLEVIGWDECFLGVTTDEPEVVARTAQQAVQEATGLHCSVGIGDNKVRAKIATEFGKPQGVFRLTGDNWFAVMGDRPTRDLWGVGPKVQKRLAGHGIITVRELAAADEAALVAEFGPKMGRWYLGLGSGLGPRIVDNTPWVARSHSRETTYQQNLTTRDAVQAALKELAGQAFDDCAAEKRPVMRVHLKVRYAPFETKTFGRKLLAPTTDREEVVAAALALGETLDGDREVRLLGVRAEMTMPDVPDGVERTPVRGRI from the coding sequence ATGGCCGAGTGGGTGCTGCACGTCGACATGGACCAGTTCATCGCCGCGGTCGAGGTGCGACGCCGCCCGGAGCTCGCGGGGCGCCCGCTGATCGTCGGGGGACGGGGAGACCCGACGGAGCGAGCGGTCGTGTCGACCGCGTCGTACGAGGCCCGTGCCTTCGGGATCGGCTCGGGGATGCCGTTGAAGATCGCGGCGCGGAAAGCGCCGGAGGACGCGGTGTTCCTGCCCGTGGATCACGCGGAGTACGAGCGTGCATCCGACGAGGTGATGGCGGCGCTGCGGACACTGCCGGATATGGTGCTCGAGGTGATCGGGTGGGACGAGTGCTTCCTCGGCGTCACCACCGACGAGCCGGAGGTGGTGGCGCGGACCGCGCAACAGGCGGTGCAGGAGGCCACGGGTCTGCACTGTTCCGTCGGGATCGGTGACAACAAGGTGCGGGCGAAGATCGCGACGGAGTTCGGCAAGCCGCAGGGCGTCTTCCGGCTGACGGGCGACAACTGGTTCGCCGTGATGGGAGACCGGCCCACCCGTGACCTCTGGGGTGTGGGACCGAAGGTCCAGAAGAGGCTCGCGGGGCACGGCATCATCACGGTGCGGGAACTCGCGGCGGCGGACGAGGCGGCGCTCGTGGCGGAGTTCGGCCCGAAGATGGGGCGGTGGTACCTCGGCCTGGGTTCCGGGCTGGGGCCCCGCATCGTGGACAACACGCCCTGGGTCGCGCGAAGTCACAGTCGGGAGACCACGTATCAGCAGAACCTCACGACACGCGACGCCGTGCAGGCGGCGCTGAAGGAGCTCGCGGGACAGGCGTTCGACGACTGCGCCGCCGAAAAGCGTCCGGTGATGCGGGTGCACCTCAAGGTGCGGTACGCGCCGTTCGAGACGAAGACCTTCGGCCGGAAGCTCCTGGCGCCGACGACGGACCGCGAGGAGGTCGTCGCGGCGGCGCTCGCCCTGGGCGAGACCCTCGACGGTGACCGGGAGGTGCGGCTCCTCGGCGTGCGTGCCGAGATGACCATGCCCGACGTGCCGGACGGTGTCGAGCGCACGCCCGTACGCGGCCGCATCTGA
- a CDS encoding CPBP family intramembrane glutamic endopeptidase, producing the protein MTQAPTVAPVGARVVPAALVCGAAPAFFVAALPWLGWLLLALGLAIAAVLERRGQARTAADGPRSPSLTRDLALIAVGMLIVSVIPLAAELDNLAMLRFTLALGGAVLVPYLLSRFAFRDRAIRFPWRTGQRWGKLHWGWLVAVLVLGWLILPYYFITSGVYQNWPVVDTPDLIARLFVGVGAVGIWDELFFICTVFALLRRHFPDALANVLQAVVFVSFLWELGYREWGPLLTIPFALLQGFIFLRTHSLAYVVTVHLLFDAVVFAVLVHAHNPGLLPIFLV; encoded by the coding sequence ATGACCCAGGCCCCGACGGTCGCCCCCGTGGGCGCGCGGGTCGTGCCGGCAGCACTGGTGTGCGGTGCCGCCCCCGCCTTCTTCGTCGCGGCGCTGCCCTGGCTCGGCTGGCTGCTGCTGGCGCTCGGGCTCGCGATCGCCGCGGTTCTCGAACGCCGCGGGCAGGCACGCACCGCGGCCGACGGCCCCCGGTCGCCGTCGCTCACCAGAGACCTCGCCCTGATCGCGGTCGGCATGCTGATCGTGAGCGTCATCCCCCTCGCGGCTGAGCTCGACAACCTGGCGATGCTGCGCTTCACGCTCGCGCTCGGCGGCGCGGTGCTCGTGCCTTATCTGCTCTCGCGATTCGCCTTCCGAGACCGCGCGATCCGGTTCCCCTGGCGGACGGGGCAGCGCTGGGGGAAGCTCCACTGGGGCTGGCTCGTCGCCGTGCTCGTGCTCGGCTGGCTGATCCTGCCTTACTACTTCATCACCAGCGGTGTGTACCAGAACTGGCCGGTTGTGGACACGCCGGACCTCATCGCCCGGCTCTTCGTCGGCGTCGGCGCGGTCGGCATCTGGGACGAGCTGTTCTTCATCTGCACCGTCTTCGCGCTGCTGCGCCGTCATTTCCCCGATGCGCTGGCGAACGTGCTGCAGGCCGTCGTGTTCGTCTCCTTCCTCTGGGAGCTGGGGTACCGGGAGTGGGGGCCGCTGCTGACCATCCCGTTCGCGCTCCTGCAGGGGTTCATCTTCCTCCGGACGCACTCGCTGGCCTACGTCGTCACGGTGCACCTGCTCTTCGATGCCGTCGTCTTCGCCGTCCTCGTCCACGCCCACAACCCGGGACTCCTGCCGATCTTCCTCGTCTGA
- the trmB gene encoding tRNA (guanosine(46)-N7)-methyltransferase TrmB, with protein sequence MPEPRTFRDEPVSFVRRSGRMSEAQERAFSDLAPHYLLDVPRAVAWTSVHPDARLDIAAEYGREADLFVEIGSGQGHAIVAAATSRPHDDFLAVEVFRAGVARTMLDADRAGARNLRVVEANAPEVLSSYLPEAAAAEVWIFFPDPWHKKRHTKRRLVRPGFGGTAARALRDGGLLRLATDWEDYALQMREVLDADPVFERAFDGDWAERFDGRVMTAFERKGIAKGRDIRDLVYRRRERA encoded by the coding sequence ATGCCCGAACCGCGTACTTTCCGCGACGAACCGGTGTCCTTCGTGCGCCGGAGCGGCCGGATGTCCGAGGCGCAGGAGCGCGCCTTCTCCGACCTCGCCCCGCACTACCTGCTGGATGTGCCGCGCGCGGTGGCGTGGACCTCCGTGCACCCCGATGCACGGCTCGACATCGCTGCCGAGTACGGCAGGGAGGCGGATCTCTTCGTCGAGATCGGATCGGGTCAGGGGCACGCCATCGTCGCGGCCGCCACGAGCCGTCCGCACGACGACTTCCTCGCCGTGGAGGTCTTCCGAGCCGGGGTCGCCCGGACCATGCTCGACGCGGATCGGGCAGGCGCCCGGAATCTGCGCGTCGTCGAGGCCAACGCGCCGGAGGTGCTCTCCTCGTACCTGCCGGAGGCCGCGGCGGCCGAGGTGTGGATCTTCTTCCCCGATCCTTGGCACAAGAAGCGCCACACCAAGCGTCGTCTGGTGCGTCCGGGGTTCGGCGGCACGGCTGCACGGGCGCTGCGCGACGGCGGGTTGCTCCGGCTGGCGACGGACTGGGAGGACTACGCGCTGCAGATGCGCGAGGTCCTCGACGCTGATCCCGTCTTCGAGCGGGCGTTCGACGGCGACTGGGCCGAGCGGTTCGACGGTCGCGTGATGACCGCCTTCGAGCGGAAGGGCATCGCGAAGGGTCGCGACATCCGTGATCTCGTCTATCGCCGACGGGAGCGTGCATGA
- a CDS encoding DUF3097 domain-containing protein, with translation MDDRYGADVLAAGWRERGAKPVPQVAAELDLVVEVAADGFCGAVTKVQGGTVELEDRLGRRRLFPLGGGFLIDGAPVRLAVPSASAQGPRRTASGSFAVADQRARTALPSRILVEGRHDAELVEKVWGADLRVEGVVVEYLQGVDLLDELLAAEPPSARRRYGVLVDHLVPGSKESRIADAVARGPHGRHVRIVGHPFVDVWQCVTPRALGIAAWPEIPRGVDWKTGICRAFGWPHDTQADTARAWQHILSKVTTYRDLEPALLGRVEELIDFVTEPVV, from the coding sequence ATGGACGACAGGTACGGAGCGGACGTGCTGGCGGCAGGATGGCGTGAGCGGGGTGCGAAGCCCGTGCCGCAGGTGGCCGCGGAGCTCGACCTCGTGGTCGAGGTCGCGGCGGACGGCTTCTGCGGGGCGGTCACGAAGGTGCAGGGCGGCACCGTGGAACTCGAGGATCGGCTCGGGCGGCGGCGCCTGTTCCCCCTCGGCGGCGGCTTCCTCATCGACGGCGCGCCGGTCCGCCTCGCGGTGCCTTCCGCCTCCGCGCAGGGCCCGCGCCGCACGGCGTCCGGCTCCTTCGCCGTCGCGGACCAGCGCGCGCGGACGGCGCTCCCCAGCCGCATCCTCGTCGAGGGACGGCACGATGCCGAGCTGGTGGAGAAGGTGTGGGGGGCGGACCTGCGCGTCGAGGGCGTCGTCGTCGAGTACCTGCAGGGCGTGGACCTGCTCGACGAACTCCTCGCGGCGGAGCCGCCGAGCGCGCGGCGGCGCTACGGCGTGCTCGTCGACCACCTCGTACCGGGGTCGAAGGAGTCGCGCATCGCCGACGCCGTCGCCCGCGGCCCGCACGGCCGTCACGTCCGCATCGTCGGACACCCTTTCGTCGACGTCTGGCAGTGCGTCACCCCGCGCGCGCTCGGGATCGCGGCGTGGCCGGAGATCCCGCGCGGCGTCGACTGGAAGACCGGCATCTGCCGGGCCTTCGGCTGGCCGCACGACACGCAGGCGGACACAGCCCGCGCCTGGCAGCACATCCTGTCGAAGGTCACGACCTATCGCGACCTCGAGCCCGCCCTCCTCGGCCGCGTGGAGGAGCTGATCGACTTCGTCACCGAGCCCGTCGTCTGA